In the genome of Neofelis nebulosa isolate mNeoNeb1 chromosome 8, mNeoNeb1.pri, whole genome shotgun sequence, one region contains:
- the LOC131483467 gene encoding LOW QUALITY PROTEIN: patched domain-containing protein 3 (The sequence of the model RefSeq protein was modified relative to this genomic sequence to represent the inferred CDS: inserted 3 bases in 2 codons; deleted 1 base in 1 codon; substituted 3 bases at 3 genomic stop codons): MTWASGQLPEPAGAPHSHPVSVRGDCSLPAYPSENRMSERPRCHTDCLEXVFRRLGCEVGAHLWILLLVPMVLMAALGTGLIYLPKDVEENLEEQYTPIGSPAKAERRFVQEHFTTDCYRFSISRKSTEVNFACILAVSNTTSLLEPAILSEVSKVDDVIQDLYAMGENGTQIHYNQVCAKHQGLCXPSNPLLYAWQMNRDLDLRNVTFPIYNHTGQPIYLAGTIGGTFLGERMGMNQLLLEAKAVRLLYYLKTEDREDNERSKKWLIHFLNQFSNIEKHLALKRMQVVYFTSISRQLEFEATLMTVIPLFHLAYLLIILFAIISCYRYDCVXNKMWAATFGMISAALAVVNGLGLMLYIGVPLVIIVANSPFLITGVGVDDMFIMISAWQKTSLMDNNIKQRLSSVSSKVAVSITITTITNVLAFYTGMMTSFGSVQYFCIYTRTTLFFCYFYNITCFGAFMALDGKREVVCLRWLKKPETPDQKCSSFKKSCCVPCDSLPDKQETDVHPMNLFFRDYFGPFLTSTESKFFVVLLYILYIISSIYGCFQAQEGLDLRNLTSDDSYTTPFFNVEEHFSDYGLRVMVIVTETLDYWDKDARQKLEKCLVDLENSDXIKMLEFWLQEYVQYMENSGQDVNDKNTFINSLPSFLTNFPLFMYDINISSSPEIIASRGFIQTIGVSSSTNKMMMLFQLRSIAEKCEIPLMVYNPAFIYFHQYTAILENTVRNVIVASSTEHRFIVSLLLIPHPLCSLWVTFAIASVIVGVTEFLAFWNVNLDSVSMINLVICIGFSFDFSAHISYAFVSSSKPSVNQKIIEALYLLGYPVLQSAVSTVIGVCVLSAAKAYIFRTFFKIMFLVMVFGAAHGLIFIPVFLTFFXRFV; the protein is encoded by the exons ATGACCTGGGCTTCGGGGCAGTTGCCAGAGCCCGCTGGGGCGCCCCATTCACATCCGGTGTCAGTGAGGGGGGATTGCTCGCTGCCAGCATATCCGTCGGAAAACCGGATGTCCGAGAGACCCCGTTGCCACACCGACTGCCTGG GCGTCTTCCGAAGGCTGGGATGCGAAGTGGGTGCGCACCTCTGGATCTTACTGCTGGTGCCCATGGTGCTGATGGCCGCTCTGGGCACCGGTTTGATTTACCTGCCCAAGGATGTAGAAGAAAACCTCGAGGAGCAGTACACCCCAATAGGGAGCCCGGCCAAGGCCGAGCGGCGCTTTGTGCAGGAACACTTCACCACTGACTGTTACCGCTTCTCCATCTCCAGGAAGAGCACCGAGGTCAATTTCGCTTGTATTCTAGCGGTCTCCAACACGACTTCCCTGCTAGAACCAGCAATCTTATCAGAAGTTAGTAAAGTGGATGACGTGATCCAGGATCTGTATGCGATGGGGGAAAACGGAACCCAGATCCACTACAATCAGGTGTGTGCCAAGCACCAGGGTCTCTG GCCTTCCAACCCACTCCTGTATGCCTGGCAGATGAACAGGGACCTCGACCTGAGAAATGTCACTTTCCCAATCTACAACCACACCGGTCAGCCCATCTACCTGGCTGGCACCATTGGAGGAACTTTCTTAGGCGAGAGGATGGGAATGAACCAGTTACTCCTGGAAGCCAAAGCCGTGAGGTTGCTCTACTACCTGAAAACTGAGGATCGAGAGGACAACGAGCGTAGTAAGAAATGGTTGATCCATTTCCTGAACCAATTTAGCAACATTGAAAAGCATCTGGCCTTGAAGAGGATGCAG GTGGTCTACTTTACATCAATTTCTAGACAACTGGAATTTGAAGCAACTTTGATGACAGTGATCCCTTTGTTTCACTTGGCATACCTTCTAATCATATTATTTGCAATCATATCATGCTACAGGTA TGACTGTGTATGAAACAAAATGTGGGCTGCAACCTTTGGAATGATTTCTGCTGCCTTGGCAGTGGTGAACGGCCTTGGCCTGATGTTGTACATTGGGGTGCCATTGGTGATCATAGTTGCAAATTCACCATTTCTTA taacgggTGTTGGGGTTGATGATATGTTTATAATGATTTCTGCCTGGCAGAAGACCAGCCTCATGGATAACAACATCAAACAGCGGCTGTCCAGTGTCTCTTCCAAAGTGGCAGTGTCCATTACAATCACCACTATCACCAACGTCCTGGCCTTCTATACAGGGATGATGACCTCTTTCGGGTCCGTACAATACTTTTGCATTTATACCAGAACAACCctgttcttttgttatttttataacatcaCCTGTTTTGGAGCATTTATGGCCCTGGATGGTAAAAGAGAAGTAGTCTGTCTACGCTGGTTGAAAAAGCCAGAAACTCCTGACCAAAAGTGTTCCTCATTTAAAAAGTCCTGCTGTGTCCCGTGTGATTCTCTCCCAGATAAACAAGAAACTGATGTCCATCCAATGAATTTGTTCTTCAGAGACTATTTTGGCCCTTTTCTCACAAGCACTGAGTCCAAGTTTTTTGTAGTGCTTCTATACATTTTGTACATCATTAGTAGTATATATGGGTGTTTCCAAGCGCAGGAAGGGTTAGACCTTCGAAATTTGACAAGTGACGATTCCTACACCAcaccattttttaatgtagaagAACATTTTTCAGATTATGGCCTCAGGGTTATGGTTATTGTTACTGAAACTCTTGACTACTGGGATAAAGATGCTAGGCAAAAACTGGAAAAGTGTCTGGTAGATTTGGAAAACAGTGACTAGATAAAAATGTTAGAGTTTTGGTTACAAGAGTATGTGCAATATATGGAAAATAGCGGGCAAGATGTAAATGATAAGAATACTTTTATAAACAGTTTGCCCagttttttaacaaattttccaCTTTTTATGTATGATATTAATATTTCATCTTCACCCGAAATCATTGCTTCCCGGGGCTTCATTCAGACCATCGGCGTTTCTTCTTCAACCAATAAGATGATGATGTTATTCCAGTTACGAAGCATAGCCGAAAAGTGTGAAATTCCCCTAATGGTGTACAACCCGGCATTCATATATTTTCATCAGTACACTGCAATATTAGAAAACACTGTTCGAAATGTCATTGTTGCATCCTCAACA GAACATAggttcattgtttccttattgttaaTTCCTCATCCACTGTGTTCCTTGTGGGTAACTTTTGCTATTGCTTCTGTGATTGTGGGAGTAACAGAGTTCTTGGCATTCTGGAATGTCAATCTTGATTCCGTATCCATGATTAATCTTGTCATTTGTATAGGGTTTTCTTTCGATTTTTCTGCACACATTTCTTACGCATTTGTTTCCAGTTCTAAGCCCTCAGTAAACCAAAAAATAATTGAGGCATTGTATCTGCTAGGCTACCCAGTGTTACAAAGTGCAGTTTCAACAGTAATAGGGGTGTGTGTTTTATCTGCAGCTAAAGCATACATCTTCAGGACGTTTTTTAAGATTATGTTTCTTGTTATGGTATTTGGGGCTGCTCATGGCCtaatttttattccagtattcttaacctttttttgAAGGTTTGTTTGA